A genomic region of Bacteroidia bacterium contains the following coding sequences:
- a CDS encoding HAMP domain-containing histidine kinase: protein MHALPWTRWGLIALAVSIVAASLWYSRALAHQVAKEERKKVTLWAKSVQFVANSDEIGSAFSFVVEELIKSNTSVPAILTDEKGNVISYDNIKIPKRLTEIEKNNWIKSQIEHFKQHNAPIEIDNPELKSKFYVYYTESVLLQQLRWFPYMQLGLIIAFVILGYISFNNAKKAQENRIWVGLAKETAHQLGTPISGLMAWVELLKSELGENHYSIQEINKDVERLRIITERFSKIGSAPELKPEKILSVLEDISQYTLQRLSQKKYIQLEFDFSEISDSVEVYMSKPLFEWVVENLVKNAIDAIPIDRKGRIMITAGLHKNVVWIEVQDNGKGIPYKYFKRIFRPGFTTKQRGWGLGLSLTKRIVEQYHGGKIYVKSSTVGIGTTFRIELPLKPF from the coding sequence ATGCATGCTTTACCTTGGACAAGGTGGGGTTTAATAGCGTTAGCCGTGTCAATAGTGGCTGCTTCTTTGTGGTATAGCAGAGCCTTAGCTCATCAAGTAGCAAAAGAGGAACGTAAAAAAGTAACCTTATGGGCAAAGAGCGTTCAATTTGTAGCTAATTCGGATGAAATAGGGAGTGCGTTTAGCTTTGTTGTTGAAGAGTTAATTAAATCAAACACTAGCGTACCTGCTATTCTAACCGATGAAAAGGGAAATGTGATTAGCTACGACAATATCAAAATTCCTAAAAGACTTACAGAGATTGAAAAAAATAATTGGATAAAAAGTCAAATTGAGCATTTTAAGCAGCATAACGCGCCTATAGAGATAGACAATCCTGAATTGAAGTCAAAATTTTATGTCTATTACACGGAATCCGTTTTGTTGCAGCAATTAAGATGGTTTCCTTACATGCAATTAGGTTTGATTATAGCTTTTGTTATTTTGGGCTACATTAGCTTCAATAATGCTAAAAAAGCTCAGGAGAATCGAATTTGGGTAGGACTTGCCAAAGAAACCGCACATCAATTAGGTACGCCTATATCGGGTTTAATGGCTTGGGTGGAACTGCTCAAAAGCGAATTAGGAGAAAATCACTATTCTATTCAAGAGATAAATAAAGACGTGGAACGTTTGAGAATTATTACAGAGCGTTTTTCTAAAATTGGCTCTGCGCCTGAATTAAAACCTGAAAAAATTTTGTCTGTGTTAGAGGATATATCCCAATATACTTTGCAGCGTTTATCGCAAAAGAAGTATATTCAACTTGAATTTGATTTTTCAGAGATATCCGATTCTGTGGAAGTGTATATGAGCAAACCTTTATTTGAATGGGTAGTTGAGAATTTGGTTAAAAATGCTATTGATGCTATTCCAATAGATAGAAAAGGTCGGATTATGATTACAGCGGGTTTGCATAAAAATGTGGTATGGATAGAAGTACAAGATAATGGTAAGGGTATTCCTTACAAGTATTTTAAGCGGATATTTAGACCTGGTTTTACGACTAAGCAACGGGGCTGGGGCTTAGGTTTAAGCCTTACCAAGCGAATTGTAGAACAATATCATGGGGGTAAAATATATGTCAAGAGCTCAACAGTAGGGATAGGCACTACTTTTAGGATAGAGTTGCCCCTCAAGCCGTTTTAG
- a CDS encoding nitrilase family protein, with amino-acid sequence MEGQTLTLSLIQTNLHWENPEKNLLMFEEWFKQVPAQTDIIVLPEMFTTGFSMNTSLAFTFWDEVGRWLEEQSKKLGGKLIVGSGMYDRGNIWGGSDYVNMFFACEISEEARQLDRHGFKAVYAKRHLFRMAEEHKYYSKGDTQGHIKKKDFNIFPLICYDLRFPVWSANYYSPFLQEVAYDLYIYVANWPKARIRAWDVLLPARAVENWAYCVGVNRVGVDGKGIEYCGHSAVYDYKGEQLAFLGDEEGILTITLDKAPLNEYRKNFPAYLDADEFTLE; translated from the coding sequence ATGGAAGGTCAAACTTTAACTTTATCCCTCATTCAGACCAATTTACATTGGGAGAATCCTGAAAAAAATTTGCTCATGTTTGAAGAGTGGTTCAAGCAAGTACCTGCACAAACAGATATCATTGTGTTACCTGAAATGTTTACTACGGGTTTTAGCATGAATACAAGTTTAGCTTTTACATTTTGGGATGAAGTGGGTAGGTGGTTAGAAGAGCAGTCTAAAAAATTAGGGGGTAAGTTGATAGTAGGCAGCGGAATGTACGATCGTGGAAATATATGGGGAGGAAGCGACTATGTAAATATGTTTTTTGCTTGTGAGATTAGCGAAGAGGCACGGCAATTAGACAGACATGGGTTCAAAGCAGTGTATGCTAAACGACACTTGTTCAGAATGGCAGAAGAGCATAAGTACTATAGCAAAGGAGATACACAGGGGCACATTAAAAAAAAGGATTTTAACATTTTTCCTTTAATTTGTTACGATTTGCGTTTTCCTGTATGGTCTGCGAATTATTACAGTCCATTTTTGCAAGAAGTAGCGTATGATTTGTACATTTACGTAGCAAATTGGCCCAAAGCACGCATAAGAGCTTGGGACGTATTACTACCTGCTCGGGCGGTTGAGAACTGGGCTTACTGCGTGGGAGTAAATCGCGTAGGCGTAGATGGTAAAGGTATTGAATATTGCGGACACTCTGCGGTATACGACTACAAAGGTGAGCAGTTGGCTTTTTTAGGTGATGAGGAAGGAATTCTAACCATCACTTTGGATAAAGCTCCCTTAAATGAATACAGGAAGAACTTTCCTGCTTACCTAGATGCGGATGAATTTACATTAGAATAA